The stretch of DNA GGCTGGCGGCAGCAATATCGTTAATACTTATCTTCCCGCCTCAACTACAGTGAAAACGCAGGAGTTAACAAACTCAGTCAGCAGTTTATGGGAAAAGACTTATCGGATTATAGCGCTCAAAAGAGCTGTCCAAGCTAAAATATCACAAAAAAATTATGTTAAAATCCAGGATATCCCGCTGATTACCCAACAGGCCATTATTGCCGTAGAAGATAACCGCTTTTATAATCATCTGGGGTTTGACGTTGAGGGGATTATGCGAGCAACACTGGTGAATATTCAAACAGGTCAAATCCAAGAAGGCGGGAGCACCATCACTCAGCAGTTGGTTAAGAACCTGTTCCTCAGTCAGGATCGCTCGCTCAGTCGTAAGCTTGAAGAGTTTGTTTTATCCATTGATATGGAGCTGCGATACTCTAAAGAAGAAATATTGGAAATGTATTTGAATACCATTTACTTTGGCTCAGGAATGTACGGTCTTGGCGAAGCGGCGGAAGGCTACTTTGACAAGCCGCCTAGTAAGCTATCGCTGCCAGAATCAGCGATGCTGGCTGGCCTGCCTAACGCTCCCTCCCTCTACTCCCCTTATGTTGATTTTGCTGCCGCTAAACAGCGGCAAGCCGTTGTATTAAATGCGATGGTTCGGGGAGGCTATATTGGTCCAGGCATGGCCGATGAAGCCAAGACTGCTCCATTACAGTTTGCCAGATAATGCCGACAATATCAGAAATAAAAAAGAGGCCAAATGGCCTCTTTTTTATAGCACTGTTGAGTTAAGCTTGAGCCTGAATATCTCTTTCTGTCAAAAAATTAGGGCCATGAATGAGTGTACCCAATGCTGTCAAGACAATATTGATTGCACAAAATTCATCATGATCCTCTAAAGGACAGTTGTCACACGTCAATTGAACAATGTCATAGGTTTCAATCATTTGTGGTTTATTGATAAATTTCCCGGCCACTGGCAAACTGCGAACAGTCGGTAAAATATTTTCAGGGAAACCTTCAAAAAACTTGCTGCCTGAATGCGCCATAAACCTTAGTGTTTCTTTAGCAATATGGATATGACAGGTATTCTGACATTCAGGACAATGGCGGCAAATTAGCTTGGTATATGCATAAGCTTGATCAGCAGCTTCTGGCGAAAAGCTCATTATTTTCTCTCCTTGCCTGTACTCGCTATATTTTAATGAATCAAAAATAGTTTTTAATAAGCTGCCAATCACCTAAATCAATAGAATCATTGGCTGTGGTACGAAAAACCCGCTCAATGGTAAATTCCCGGATACCCGTTTCCTGATCAATGAACTTGCCGTCTTTGACTAATCGACCCTCATCCTGTACATTAAAGGACAACAGTGTATAAAAAGAACCTTTATGCCCAACTGGTGCCTCTTTTACCACAATTCCCATCGTAACAGGCGACTGTCCTTCTTGAAATTGGGTCGTCAGCTGCTTATACGTTGCAAATGCTTGGGCTTTAGGAGAGGTGATTACACGATAGATTTCTGGATAATAAGTCTTAAAGTCTTTAATTTTGATGGCGGTATCTGGCGTAAAGCGTTGAGCACGTACCACGCCATCATTCATGTACATCACTTCCATCTGAGTCCTTAACCCAGCACGGGTAAAAGAATACATATAGGAGCTGGCTTTAGCCCGTTGCACCCCTTTGCTCTCCCATTCGGCTTTTGACCAAATTTGATTGTCAGTATCAATAATGAGTCGATAATCTCCGTAACGGCTGGAAATCGAATCCTTTGTATCATCTAGGTTGGCAAATGCCACTCCGCTTGTCAGCATCAGTGCTGCTAGAGTACCAGTAATTATCTTTTTCACAGGTATAACCTCCAATATTTCTACTGTATGTAATAATACAACCAGATCAGATGATTTCCTGCCTAATTGAAAAATTCTTATACGCCTATTCTAAAATTTTATGTAGACTTCAATGAATTGAATTAAGCCATTTCACATTAATCCGGTTCAATTCTCAAAGAATGAAGAAAAAGCCTAAGTAAGAAAATAACAAAAACCCGGATAATAATCCGGGTTTGTTTGTTGTCCAATATTAACGTTTGGAGAACTGGGATGCTTTACGCGCTTTTTTGAGGCCGTATTTACGACGCTCTTTTTCGCGTGGGTCACGAGTCAGGAAGCCTGCTTTTTTCAAAGCTGGACGATATTCAAGATCCACTTTGAGAAGAGCACGGGCAATACCATGACGGATTGCACCAGCTTGTCCGGAAGGACCGCCTCCCTCAACTTTTGCCAGTACATCGTATTTGCCAAGAGTATCAGTCAGGTTAAGTGGTTGCTTAACAATGAGTTCGAGAGTTTTAAGACCGAAATAATCGTTAAGTGGACGATTATTTACGATGATATTTCCTTCACCCGGAACCAGACGAACTCTGGCAACCGAAGTTTTTCTGCGGCCTGTGCCGTAGTGATGAACTAATGCCATTTAATGTTCCTCCTTTCCGGTTATCGTACGCTAATTTCTAATATTTCAGGGGATTGTGCAGCATGTGGATGCGCAGCACCACTGTAAACTTTTAACTTGCGGTACATTTGACGGCCGAGAGTATTCTTCGGCAACATACCTTTAATCGCTAACTCAAGTACTCGCTCCGGTCTAGTTGCCAGCATTTTACCAGCAGTAGTGAATGTTGTTCCACCAGGATAACCGGAATGGCGGAAATATGTTTTTTGAGTTAGTTTCTTACCTGTGAATACAACTTTGTCTGCATTAATGACGATAACATGGTCACCAGTGTCAACATGCGGAGTGAAAGTTGGTTTATGTTTGCCACGAAGAACTTTCGCTACTTCAGCAGCTAATCTACCTACAGTTTTACCTTCAGCATCAACAACGTACCATTTGCGTTCAACATTGGCCGCGTTTGCCATGAAAGTTGTTTTCATTCGTATCCCTCCTTGTCCAAGCAATTACAACATTTGATTTTTAATCATACCTTCCGGGGCTAATGGAAGCCATGGCAAAAATCTCATAAAATCATTGTAATAAATAGGCAACCTATTGTCAAGGATTTTACCTTGTTATCAATAAATTTTATTTTCTAATTTTCATATCTGCTAAAGAAGAACAACCATTTTCAGGAATAATAAACTTCTTTGAGATATAATCCTTGCGCCGGAGCTGTGGCGCCCGCTAACTTACGATTACGGCTTTCTAAAATACCGACAAATTGTTCTGAAGTGATCCGGCCTCGCCCTACATTCACAAGCGTTCCTACAAGATTACGTACCATGTGATAAAGAAAGCCATTTCCCCAAAAAGTAAATTCTATTTGTTCGCCTACGCTCGTACAGGTTGCCGAGAAGATTGTCCGAACTGGATTAACCGGTGCGCTGCCGGTTGCCCTAAAAGCCGAAAAATCGTGGGTGCCGACAATGGATTGCGCAGCTTGATGCATGACCGCTACATCCAAAGGCTTATTGATATGCCAACTGAAGTTGTGCAAAAAGGGATCTGCAAAAGGGGCTTGATGAATTCGGTAAATATAGATTTTGCTTTGCGCTGAATAGCGTGCATTAAAATCAGGTGCTACTTCCTCAGCCCCAATGACCACGATATCATCAGGTAACAAACCTCTTGCAGCCAGCGGAATCTTCGCAGCAGGAATAGTACCACTTGTCATGAAGTTCACGACTTGCCCATAAGCATGTACGCCGGTATCAGTCCGTCCAGCTGCAATTAGCTTAATAGGATGACCAAACAGACTAGCTAATTTTTTTTCTAATATTTCCTGAATGGCCAGCGCATTTTGCTGACGCTGAAACCCATGATAGCGGGTTCCATCATAAGCAATGGTCAGTTTGATATTACGATGATTGAATAGATCCTGATTTTCTGATGTCATGTGCTTACTTTCCATCGCTATTTACCTGTTGTTGCCCTTAAGTAAATCAATATCACGATCATGAATCCCATCACAGCATAAGCTGCCCAATCTTTAGTCGTATGGCGCAATTCTTTCATTCTGGTACGATTTTCGCCGCCACGATAACAGCGGGCTTCCATCGCTACTGCCAATTCATCGGCACGGCGAAAGGCACTAATAAAGAGGGGAACTAATAAGGGTACCATGCTTTTAGCCCGGCGTAACAAATTACCAGAGGCAAAGTCAGCTCCACGTGCCATTTGCGCTTTCATAATTCGATCGGTTTCTTCCAACAAGGTTGGAATAAAGCGCAAAGCGATGGTCATCATCATGGCCAGTTCATGAGCTGGCAGACCAATTTTCTCAAACGGCTTCAGCAACCTTTCAATAGCATCAGTTAAGGCTATCGGTGAAGTCGTATAGGTGAGTAGCGAGGAAATGACAATCAGGAGAACGAGTCGAGTGGACATTAAAAATCCCTGACGCAATCCTTCTGCAGTTACCGTAAGCGGACCCAGTTCGTAAATAGCCTGCCCAGGAGTTGTGAAAACATGAATGCCTACTGTCAGAATAATAATGATCCACAACGGTTTAAGTGATTTAAGAATCATCGCCGGAGGAATTGAGGATAAGGCTAATACAGCTGCTACAAAGCCAGCCATTAACCCATAGGCTGCATAGCTCTCACCAACAAAGATACTGGATATAAATAATAGCACACAAATAATTTTTGCCCGTGGATCTAATTGATGAATGAGTGATTTGCCGGGGAAATATTGACCTAATGTAATATCTGTCAGCATGATGTTCGTTCCCCCAAAGCATTGGTTATTGTAGCAACAGCTTCATCAATTGCCAGCAGCTTGTCGTCAACATGAAGACCACGTTCCTTAAGTTTCCTCAATAACGCGGTAACTGGCGGTACATCAACCCCAGCGGCTCTTAGCTTTTCTGGATTGCTAAATACTTCGAGCGGTGTTCCATCCAAACTAACCTTCCCACCATTCATAACAATAAGACGGGTCGCCATTTTTGCGACATCTTCCATATTATGTGATACCAGGATAACGGTAATCCCTGAGCTTTGATAGAGTTGTATAATCTCATTAAAAATCTCATCACGACCGCGAGGATCTAATCCAGCTGACGGCTCATCTAAAATTAGATACTCCGGCTCAAGCGCAATGACACCGGCGATGGCTACACGCCTCATTTGACCGCCGCTAAGCTGAAATGGCGAACGGGTGGCGTACTGTTCAAAATCCAGGCCAACAAACGTCATTGCCCGTTTAACGCGAGTATCAATTTCCTCTTCCGATAAACCTAAATTTTTAGGACCAAAAGCAATATCTTCGTAAATAGTTTCTTCAAACAGCTGGTGCTCAGGATATTGAAAAACCATCCCCACTTTGCTGCGAGCGGCTTTAGCCGCATTTTTTTTGTCATGGAGATCAACACCATCCACAGTAACCGAGCCAGAAGTTGGTTTTAAGATTCCGTTTAAATGCTGAACCAGTGTTGACTTGCCAGAGCCAGTATGACCAATAATAGCGACAAACTCGCCTCGTTCAATTTCAAAGTTTATATCACTGATTGCCGTACGTTCAAACGGCGTTTTCGGCATATACGTATAGGTAACATTTTTTAATATTATGGACATAAAGCCACCGCCAGTTCCTCATCTGAGATGATATTGTCAGGCAGCGCAATATTCTCAGCCTTTAGGCGATGAGCAATCTCAGCAGCTAAAGGCACATCCAAGCCTAATTCCTTAAGCAGTTCAACTTGGCTGAATACCGCAATGGGGTTTCCTGAGTAAACAATTTTGCCTTGCTCCATAACAACAATGCGATCAGCTGCTGCTGCTTCCTCCATAAAATGCGTAATATAAACCACAGTAATCCCGGAAGCAGCATGCAGTTGCTTGACAGTTTGCAAGACTTCCTTACGCCCTAAAGGATCAAGCATAGCCGTTGGCTCATCCAACACTAAGCATTTAGATTGCATCGCCAAGGCTCCGGCAATGGCTACCCGCTGTTTTTGTCCTCCTGACAGTAAATGTGGACCATGCAGCCGATAATCACTCATTCCAACCAATTCAAGGGCCTGATTCACTCTTTCGGCAATCTCTGCAGGTGGAATGCCTAAATTTTCTGGGCCAAAGGCAACATCTTCCTCCACAACGGTGGCTACAATCTGATTATCAGGATTTTGAAATACCATTCCCACGATCTGCCGGATATCCCACAAATCCTTGGGATCAGTTGTATTTAGGCCATTGATGGTACACGTTCCACTGGTTGGCAGTAAGAGGGCGTTAAAATGTTTGGCCAGTGTCGATTTACCCGACCCATTGGTGCCAATGATGGCAACAAACTCTCCTGCCTCAATCGCTAGATTTATATGATCAAGTGCCAGGCGCTGTTCTTCATCATTCGAAGCATACGCATGACACAAATTCTCAACTTTAATAAATTTTCCCATAATTATAGCTCCTTATAATAAAGCTAACGTTTAACCGCAAAGCACTCAAATTGGTCTCACAAAAAACTGGTGCGATTATTACCGCACGTAATTATTCGCTACGCTCCCTTTGCGTACTTTGAGTACTTTGTGGTTCAACAGTCATAAAAAACAACGATAAAGGCGACCCTGATGGTCGCCTTTCAATCATTACACCAATTCTAGTATTGCCATCGGCGCATTATCGCCGCGACGGGGTCCAAGTTTAATCACTCGGGTGTAGCCGCCTTGACGATTATTATATTTAGGGGCAATAGTATCAAACAGTTTTTTTGCTACTTCTTCGTCCATGAGCTTTGCCAAAACTTGACGGCGTGCATGTAAATCGCCGCGCTTAGCTAAAGTGATCAATTGTTCAGCAAGACCGCTGATTTCTTTGGCTTTAGCTTCAGTTGTTTCAATACGCTCATAGGAAAAGAAGGAAGTCAAAATGCTGCGAAATAACGCTTTACGTGCGCTAGAGTCACGCCCTAACTTTCTGTAGGCCATAATCTTTCCGCCTCCTACTCTTCAAATTCAGTCAGTGATAATCCTAGTTCGTCCAGCTTTTTCTTCACTTCTTCAAGTGATTTGCGGCCGAGATTACGCACTTTCATCATATCTTCTTCACTCTTTTGGGCCAATTCGGCTACTGTGTTGATGCCAGCCCGTTTCAAGCAGTTATAGGAACGAACTGAAAGATCCAAATCTTCAATCGTCATTTCCAAAGTCTTGGAAACACCGGATTCTGGCGCTTCAGTAAACGTTCCTTCAGTTCCCTCGTCTTCCGGAGGAGCGCCTGCCATGTTCTGGAACAGTCTGAGATGAGCAATCATAATACTAGCCGATTTACTGATCGCCTCTTCAGGTCTCATGCTGCCATCAGTCCATAACTCCAGCGTAAGTTTGTCGTAATCTGTGACGTTACCGACACGAGTATCAGTTACAGAGTAGTTAACTCTCTGGATAGGCGAAAAAATGGAATCAATGGGGATTACGCCGATAACATGATCGGTTTTCTTGTTTTTATCTGCTGGAACATAGCCACGACCACGCTCAACGGTGATTTCCATTTTTAGCGAGCCGCTAGCATCTACAGTTGCCAAATGCAATTCCGGGTTAAGTATTTCAACATCAGGGTCAGTGAATATATCGCCGGCTGTGACTGCTTTTTCGCCTTGAACATCAACCCGTAAAATTTTTGGCTCATCACAATGCATTTTAAGACACAGTGACTTCAAGTTTAAAATAATGTCAGTAACGTCTTCCCGAACGCCGGGAATTGTAGAAAATTCGTGAAGTACACCTTCAATTTTAATCGATGTTACAGCTGCACCTTGCAATGAAGATAACAATATCCGACGCAAGCTATTACCAAGCGTAGTACCATAACCACGTTCTAAAGGCTCGCATACAAACTTTCCATAACGGCTATCTTCACTTATTTCTACTATCTCGATTTTCGGTTTTTCGATTTCGATCATCTGGAATAACCCTCCTCATTTGTGCGCACTACTAAGTCACGCCATACCCGCGGCTGAGGGCGTATTATCTGGAGTACAATTCAACAATCAGATGCTCTTGGATAGGAGTATCAATTTC from Sporomusaceae bacterium FL31 encodes:
- the cbiQ gene encoding energy-coupling factor transporter transmembrane protein EcfT, translated to MLTDITLGQYFPGKSLIHQLDPRAKIICVLLFISSIFVGESYAAYGLMAGFVAAVLALSSIPPAMILKSLKPLWIIIILTVGIHVFTTPGQAIYELGPLTVTAEGLRQGFLMSTRLVLLIVISSLLTYTTSPIALTDAIERLLKPFEKIGLPAHELAMMMTIALRFIPTLLEETDRIMKAQMARGADFASGNLLRRAKSMVPLLVPLFISAFRRADELAVAMEARCYRGGENRTRMKELRHTTKDWAAYAVMGFMIVILIYLRATTGK
- the ecfA_2 gene encoding energy-coupling factor transporter ATP-binding protein EcfA — encoded protein: MGKFIKVENLCHAYASNDEEQRLALDHINLAIEAGEFVAIIGTNGSGKSTLAKHFNALLLPTSGTCTINGLNTTDPKDLWDIRQIVGMVFQNPDNQIVATVVEEDVAFGPENLGIPPAEIAERVNQALELVGMSDYRLHGPHLLSGGQKQRVAIAGALAMQSKCLVLDEPTAMLDPLGRKEVLQTVKQLHAASGITVVYITHFMEEAAAADRIVVMEQGKIVYSGNPIAVFSQVELLKELGLDVPLAAEIAHRLKAENIALPDNIISDEELAVALCP
- the rpoA gene encoding DNA-directed RNA polymerase subunit alpha, with protein sequence MIEIEKPKIEIVEISEDSRYGKFVCEPLERGYGTTLGNSLRRILLSSLQGAAVTSIKIEGVLHEFSTIPGVREDVTDIILNLKSLCLKMHCDEPKILRVDVQGEKAVTAGDIFTDPDVEILNPELHLATVDASGSLKMEITVERGRGYVPADKNKKTDHVIGVIPIDSIFSPIQRVNYSVTDTRVGNVTDYDKLTLELWTDGSMRPEEAISKSASIMIAHLRLFQNMAGAPPEDEGTEGTFTEAPESGVSKTLEMTIEDLDLSVRSYNCLKRAGINTVAELAQKSEEDMMKVRNLGRKSLEEVKKKLDELGLSLTEFEE
- the ecfA_1 gene encoding energy-coupling factor transporter ATP-binding protein EcfA, producing the protein MSIILKNVTYTYMPKTPFERTAISDINFEIERGEFVAIIGHTGSGKSTLVQHLNGILKPTSGSVTVDGVDLHDKKNAAKAARSKVGMVFQYPEHQLFEETIYEDIAFGPKNLGLSEEEIDTRVKRAMTFVGLDFEQYATRSPFQLSGGQMRRVAIAGVIALEPEYLILDEPSAGLDPRGRDEIFNEIIQLYQSSGITVILVSHNMEDVAKMATRLIVMNGGKVSLDGTPLEVFSNPEKLRAAGVDVPPVTALLRKLKERGLHVDDKLLAIDEAVATITNALGERTSC
- the truA1 gene encoding tRNA pseudouridine synthase A, with the translated sequence MESKHMTSENQDLFNHRNIKLTIAYDGTRYHGFQRQQNALAIQEILEKKLASLFGHPIKLIAAGRTDTGVHAYGQVVNFMTSGTIPAAKIPLAARGLLPDDIVVIGAEEVAPDFNARYSAQSKIYIYRIHQAPFADPFLHNFSWHINKPLDVAVMHQAAQSIVGTHDFSAFRATGSAPVNPVRTIFSATCTSVGEQIEFTFWGNGFLYHMVRNLVGTLVNVGRGRITSEQFVGILESRNRKLAGATAPAQGLYLKEVYYS
- the rplM gene encoding 50S ribosomal protein L13, with product MKTTFMANAANVERKWYVVDAEGKTVGRLAAEVAKVLRGKHKPTFTPHVDTGDHVIVINADKVVFTGKKLTQKTYFRHSGYPGGTTFTTAGKMLATRPERVLELAIKGMLPKNTLGRQMYRKLKVYSGAAHPHAAQSPEILEISVR
- the pbp2A gene encoding penicillin-binding protein 2A; translation: MRKGQFLLFLVILFFACFIWAGGSNIVNTYLPASTTVKTQELTNSVSSLWEKTYRIIALKRAVQAKISQKNYVKIQDIPLITQQAIIAVEDNRFYNHLGFDVEGIMRATLVNIQTGQIQEGGSTITQQLVKNLFLSQDRSLSRKLEEFVLSIDMELRYSKEEILEMYLNTIYFGSGMYGLGEAAEGYFDKPPSKLSLPESAMLAGLPNAPSLYSPYVDFAAAKQRQAVVLNAMVRGGYIGPGMADEAKTAPLQFAR
- the rplQ gene encoding 50S ribosomal protein L17; the protein is MAYRKLGRDSSARKALFRSILTSFFSYERIETTEAKAKEISGLAEQLITLAKRGDLHARRQVLAKLMDEEVAKKLFDTIAPKYNNRQGGYTRVIKLGPRRGDNAPMAILELV
- the rpsI gene encoding 30S ribosomal protein S9; translation: MALVHHYGTGRRKTSVARVRLVPGEGNIIVNNRPLNDYFGLKTLELIVKQPLNLTDTLGKYDVLAKVEGGGPSGQAGAIRHGIARALLKVDLEYRPALKKAGFLTRDPREKERRKYGLKKARKASQFSKR